TGAGACGAACAACGGCCGCTATGACTATTCTCGTTCAGGAAACCCAACTCGTGAGGCTTTAGAAAACACCATTGCTCAGCTAGAAAATGGATACGCTGGGTTTGCTTTTTCATCAGGTATGGCTGCCATCTCATCGGTGTTATCTATTTTTGAATCAGGGGATGAAATTTTAGTTTCACATGATACGTACGGCGGGACATATCGTGTATTAACACGGTTATTTTCAAAGTTTGGTATTAAAACAACCTTTGTTGATACAACGAAGGTTGAGAAAGTAGAAGAAGCTATCACAAAAGATACGAAGGCTATTTATATCGAAAGCCCTTCAAATCCATTTTTACACGTAACGGATATTAAAGCAGTAGCAAGTTTGGCGAAGGAGCGCAATATCCTTACAATTGTGGATAACACGTTTTTAACACCTTATCTACAGCAGCCGATTGACCTTGGTGTAAATATTGTGATTCACAGTGCTACAAAATATATCAGCGGCCACAGTGACGTCATTGGTGGTTTAGTTGTGGTAAGCGATGAAAAGCTAGCAGAAGAAGTAAAGTTTGTACAAAATGCTTTTGGTGCTATTCTAGGACCACAAGATTGTTTTTTGCTTCTTAGAGGAATCAAGACACTAAAAGTTCGTTTAGATCAGCAGTTAAAAACAGCACTGCAGTTTGCGAAGTGGCTTGAAGAACAATCTTTAGTAAGCCGTGTATACTACCCAGGCTTAAAAAGTCATCCGGATCACAAACTGATTTCAGAACAAGCAAATGGATATGGAGCTATGATTTCTTTCCAAGTACAGGATGAAAAAGTAGCACGACATATTTTACAAGGAGTCAAATTGGCTTCAATTGGCGTTAGTCTAGGTGCAGTTGAATCAATCTTAACGCATCCTGCAACAATGTCTCATGCAAGTATCCCAAAAGAAGTACGTGATGAAAAAGGAATTACTGATTCCCTTCTTCGCCTTTCCGTAGGATTAGAGGAATTCGAGGATTTGAAGCAAGACTTTAACGCTGTTTTTCAAAACTTAGAAGAGAAAGCCTTAATTAAATAAAGAAAAGGACTTCCATCAAGGAGGTCCTTTTTTGTAGTTATATACAGCTATCTAAAAGGTTTGTGTATAGTGACGTAAGCGCAACTTTTTCATCAGAGGAAAGGCTGCTGTTTAGAATTCTTTTTATGCCAAGATGATATTTTATATGCGGTGTTTGTCGGACGCGCGGATGAGTCATTTCATCCTTTAAATCTTTCAGAATGGCTTCGT
This sequence is a window from Priestia aryabhattai. Protein-coding genes within it:
- a CDS encoding trans-sulfuration enzyme family protein codes for the protein MHTNNNKHRFGTNLIHANTGIDGHFGAVNVPIYQVSTFNQEDETNNGRYDYSRSGNPTREALENTIAQLENGYAGFAFSSGMAAISSVLSIFESGDEILVSHDTYGGTYRVLTRLFSKFGIKTTFVDTTKVEKVEEAITKDTKAIYIESPSNPFLHVTDIKAVASLAKERNILTIVDNTFLTPYLQQPIDLGVNIVIHSATKYISGHSDVIGGLVVVSDEKLAEEVKFVQNAFGAILGPQDCFLLLRGIKTLKVRLDQQLKTALQFAKWLEEQSLVSRVYYPGLKSHPDHKLISEQANGYGAMISFQVQDEKVARHILQGVKLASIGVSLGAVESILTHPATMSHASIPKEVRDEKGITDSLLRLSVGLEEFEDLKQDFNAVFQNLEEKALIK